A genomic region of Bactrocera dorsalis isolate Fly_Bdor chromosome 3, ASM2337382v1, whole genome shotgun sequence contains the following coding sequences:
- the LOC105226827 gene encoding patronin isoform X10, producing the protein MMDAGQQETRQAHHRASVKWLLAKAFNNNIPDNLREPFYTDHDNQERLKPQIVVEMGNATLYCQTLSNIYSDPNYQSLNHWSILQTLSRKGVPVAESPEMPLTETVLIQTNPLRINAHMSVIQSLMTLYAKEITSGDRIANAVARITGNNGQTLPHDQPFDQLLLLWISHACTSLKKRIARDVELGATDENGVRLQVPNIPAVHDYQSLCDGVCLALFISYYCPKALPWTLVRINYLPAVEDSVHNVSLVSNFCQKHLPYNVFHMMPEDVTYMRNSMKLNLVVLLADLFLLFEIHPAKCVCYPGMDAPVSNSASSEVVYGNNTATIMQNAGLRNSENEAFVVHKSRGVTTLSSLHSQQQQHNQQQQEPLVPARLRQSKEKSNIETKADERGDYVPAGRPSNWEQNRRPSYAGRRSRRNSSSEDSQLTIENFGGSQDQLNAVGRFERERERERERKLSNVSVEPAVAVRSSIADARGTLQLGYDTDSGSEKQDRETEKYLMKRHASTDNVNMNASNTQLNSIVSTVSSPMPSTRRQHPIEKDNLEEQYAERKDSSTNDYEQTLTRRSTQSSGSSKVEAWNNSKIDPYDDDLRTLENASKLSNIRMKLEEKRLRIEQDKRRIEMALLRHQEKLAREDLDASSEVLKWETLSNDSNRTPDLDPLDLDKYQQSLAIMNMNLQDIQQDIQKLTVQQNQIQAQQLQAQQLMHAQHMANMLNQPPYGSQQHLSDNFNQMQMQQQQHNFGSTPHLAHSPYNPHANLYNSRPPSRDPYQQQQQQQMPSMPMQYINEHGQYVSPQQPPPMMQQQPHYMQPQKLYNDNMVPYNNHVYGGPPGPPQYAPHHNQTPPQYMNRASMYDDYGRDPSSPQPNPMYPHEMSPQPAQPQRRTWNQSVYEQQQQQQQYQQSQAPLVDVNAWQQQKQRSTLPMDGNYTWKKSNQMAGNSGREGGFVLHQNDGGGEYQHLFRSSPQHMQHNSNDGGGGGGGGGLQRQHSITNMPMTTKQAPPTAATSSSNSSGGQQMCDDMMAPQSICFIGDEDDVEELERNIIESMQHTRIADYAHQQQQYQMQQQQQQQQQQHYQQHGSDGSYDGGNELLPQKLHITSGNLTYRIPSPSRPAVNANSFQDPRDAKTEKGFYISFDDNQPKRPKPPLRAKRSPKKERSMDSTDHQAVSGIKMEPLNRSHSISEDNNPTYNGGTLLRQYAGGVGNMDTLKNGGKMNDINTATYNKYTDAPIQLRHDDLNSQKAPVAQPRSPVHQFSVSATAAALSSSPPITRSHQTTNAAGAGGSSSQAKALVIGTDVSNLDRESIDEMERRKEKIMLQSLQRRQQQEEAKARKEIEAARKREMEREKEEEKARKKEEQMARRAAILEQHRLKKAIEEAEREGKTLDRELTMKQSAQNSTTPRLRQTRPTRPRPKTIHVDDGSVDLSEASSISSRSKKGSSTNLTAYGTLSNSNTLRRDFYRGSHDSLTVKESPDEYPSTSSTPIGRRGSYKASREPTVDRGRSRISVAKGSSLNFRGRKSNSLMNLCDTDSGLGRATPPRRAPSPGMASGRHMPSPSGPGSLPPGLISKRRGFDDGSGLLSANLGSMEYSGPKLYKQPAAKSNRGIILNAVEYCVFPGAVNREAKQKVLEKIARSEAKHFLVLFRDAGCQFRALYSYVPEMDQVTKLYGTGPSQVDEVMFDKFFKYNSGGKCFSQVHTKHLTVTIDAFTIHNSLWQGKKVHLPSKKDMALVI; encoded by the exons ATGATGGATGCTGGACAGCAAGAAACTAGACAG GCACATCATCGTGCTTCCGTGAAGTGGCTGCTCGCCAAAGCCTTCAACAATAATATTCCAGACAATTTGCGTGAACCCTTCTATACCGATCATGACAATCAGGAACGGCTGAAACCGCAAATTGTTGTGGAAATGGGAAATGCAACGCTATACTGCCAGACATTATCCAACATATATTCGGATCCGAATTATCAAAGTctgaatcattggtccatattgcAGACATTGTCACGTAAGGGTGTGCCAGTCGCTGAGTCACCAGAGATGCCATTAACCGAAACGGTTTTGATACAAACAAATCCTTTGAGGATa AACGCCCACATGTCCGTGATTCAATCACTAATGACTTTGTACGCAAAGGAAATAACTTCGGGCGATCGCATAGCTAACGCTGTTGCCAG AATTACAGGTAATAATGGTCAAACGTTACCACACGATCAGCCATTCGATCAGCTGCTGTTGCTGTGGATCTCACATGCGTGTACTTCGTTGAAGAAACGTATAGCCCGTGATGTCGAATTGGGCGCAACGGATGAAAAT GGCGTGCGCCTACAAGTGCCCAACATTCCAGCAGTGCACGATTATCAGAGCTTATGTGATGGCGTTTGTTTAGCTTTATTTATATCGTATTATTGCCCGAAAGCGCTACCATGGACGCTTGTCCGTATTAATTACTTACCAGCCGTCGAGGATTCCGTACACAATGTGTCTTTAGTCAgcaatttttgtcaaaaacatTTGCCATATAATGTGTTCCATATGATGCCCGAAGATGTTACATACATGCGCAA TTCAATGAAGCTGAATTTAGTTGTACTTTTGGCGGATTTATTTCTACTCTTCGAAATCCATCCTGCAAAATGTGTTTGCTATCCAGGCATGGATGCGCCAG ttTCGAATTCGGCCTCGTCAGAAGTAGTGTATGGAAATAATACTGCAACAATAATGCAAAATGCGGGGTTAAGAAATTCGGAAAACGAAG CATTTGTTGTTCATAAGTCACGTGGCGTTACAACCCTATCGTCGTTGcactcacaacaacaacaacacaatcaaCAGCAACAGGAGCCATTGGTTCCCGCACGTTTGCGTCAAtcgaaagaaaaatcaaatatcgAGACTAAGGCTGATGAAAGAG GTGATTACGTACCGGCAGGCAGACCCAGCAATTGGGAACAAAATCGGCGTCCTAGTTATGCAG GACGACGCTCACGCCGAAACTCATCCAGCGAAGACTCACAATTGACAATTGAGAATTTCGGTGGCTCTCAAGATCAATTGAATGCGGTCGGACGTTTTGAGCGCGAGCGTGAGCGTGAACGCGAACGCAAGCTATCCAATGTTAGTGTGG AACCCGCTGTCGCCGTACGCTCCTCCATTGCCGATGCACGCGGCACGCTACAACTTGGCTACGATACCGATTCGGGTTCGGAGAAACAGGATCGTGAgaccgaaaaatatttaatgaagcGGCATGCAAG CACCGATAATGTCAACATGAATGCCTCCAATACTCAACTGAACAGCATTGTCAGCACGGTTAGCAGTCCGATGCCCTCGACACGCCGTCAACACCCCATTGAAAAAGACAATCTGGAAGAGCAGTATGCCGAACGCAAGGACAGCAGCACGAATGATTATGAGCAAACGTTGACCAGACGCTCAACACAAAGTTCTGGCTCAAGCAAAGTGGAGGCTTGGAATAATAGTAAAATTG ATCCCTACGACGATGATCTGCGCACGCTGGAGAACGCTTCCAAATTGTCCAATATACGCATGAAACTCGAAGAGAAGCGTTTACGCATCGAACAGGATAAGCGACGCATTGAAATGGCCTTGTTGCGTCATCAGGAAAAG cttgCACGCGAGGATTTGGATGCCTCGTCGGAGGTGTTGAAATGGGAGACATTGAGTAACGATTCCAATCGCACGCCAGATCTTGATCCGCTCGACTTGGATAAGTATCAG CAAAGTCTGGCTATTATGAATATGAATTTACAGGATATACAACAGGATATTCAAAAGCTAACAGTCCAACAAAACCAAATACAAGCACAACAATTGCAAGCGCAACAACTGATGCACGCACAGCATATGGCCAACATGTTGAATCAG CCACCGTACGGTTCACAACAACATCTCAGCGACAATTTCaatcaaatgcaaatgcaacaacaacagcacaatttCGGTTCGACACCACATCTTGCACATTCCCCATACAATCCACATGCCAATCTCTACAACTCGCGTCCGCCCAGTCGCGATccctaccaacaacaacaacagcaacaaatgccATCAATGCCAATGCAATATATAAACGAACACGGGCAATATGTGTCGCCACAGCAGCCGCCACCAAtgatgcaacaacaaccacactaTATGCAACCACAGAAGTTATATAACGATAATATGGTTCCTTACAACAACCACGTATACGGTGGACCACCCGGTCCGCCACAATACGCACCACACCACAACCAAACGCCACCACAATACATGAATCGGGCCAGCATGTACGATGATTACGGCCGTGATCCGAGCTCACCACAACCGAATCCCATGTATCCGCATGAAATGTCGCCGCAACCAGCGCAACCGCAACGACGGACGTGGAATCAGTCGGTGTacgagcagcagcaacaacaacaacagtatcaGCAGTCGCAAGCGCCTTTGGTGGATGTGAATGCCTggcaacagcaaaagcaacgTTCAACGCTGCCCATGGACGGCAACTACACTTGGAAGAAGTCCAATCAAATGGCGGGCAACAGTGGACGTGAAGGTGGATTTGTGTTGCACCAAAACGATGGCGGTGGTGAGTATCAGCATCTCTTCCGCTCCTCACCGCAGCACATGCAACACAACAGCAAcgatggcggcggcggcggtggcggtggcggtcTGCAGCGTCAACACTCCATCACCAATATGCCAATGACAACGAAACAAGCGCCGCCAACAGCGGCGACGTCTTCCTCAAATTCTTCGGGTGGCCAACAAATGTGCGATGATATGATGGCGCCACAGAGCATATGCTTTATTGGCGATGAGGATGATGTGGAGGAGTTGGAACGTAATATAATCGAATCGATGCAGCATACGCGCATCGCCGACTATGcacaccagcagcagcagtatcaaatgcagcagcagcaacagcaacaacaacagcaacactatCAACAGCACGGCAGTGACGGCAGCTACGACGGTGGCAACGAGCTGTTGCCGCAAAAGTTGCACATAACCAGCGGCAACCTCACCTATCGCATACCGTCGCCGTCCAGACCCGCTGTCAACGCCAACAGTTTTCAG GATCCACGCGATGCGAAAACCGAGAAAGGCTTTTACATTTCATTCGACGATAACCAACCCAAGCGCCCGAAACCACCCTTGCGTGCGAAACGTTCGCCGAAGAAGGAGCGTAGCATGGATAGCACCGATCACCAGGCGGTGTCCGGCATCAAAATGGAACCACTCAATCGTTCGCACAGCATCAGCGAAGACAACAACCCAACCTACAATGGTGGCACGCTGTTGCGTCAGTACGCCGGTGGCGTTGGCAATATGGATACGCTTAAGAATGGTGGCAAAATGAACGACATTAATACGGCTACATACAATAAGTACACGGATGCGCCTATACAGTTACGCCATGATGACCTCAATAGCCAAAAAGCGCCAGTAGCGCAACCACGTTCGCCCGTACATCAATTCAGTGTGTCTGCGACGGCGGCGGCACTGTCGTCCTCACCGCCCATAACGCGTAGTCATCAAACTACAAATGCTGCCGGTGCGGGTGGTAGCAGTAGTCAGGCGAAGGCGTTGGTCATCGGCACCGATGTGAGCAACTTGGATCGG GAATCTATCGATGAAATGGAGCGTCGCAAAGAAAAAATCATGCTGCAGTCACTACAGCGCCGCCAACAGCAAGAGGAGGCGAAGGCGCGTAAAGAAATCGAAGCGGCACGCAAGCGTGAAATGGAGCGTGAGAAGGAAGAGGAGAAGGCGCGCAAGAAAGAAGAACAAATGGCGCGACGAGCGGCAATTTTGGAACAACATCGATTGAAAAAGGCCATCGAAGAGGCCGAACGGGAG GGTAAGACGCTTGATCGCGAATTAACAATGAAACAGTCAGCACAGAATTCCACAACGCCACGTCTGCGTCAAACGCGTCCCACACGGCCACGTCCCAAGACCATACATGTCGATGACGGTTCTGTGGACTTGAGTGAGGCATCGAGTATTTCTAGTCGTAGTAAAAAAGGTTCTAGTACCAATCTAACAG CCTACGGTACATTGAGCAATTCCAACACGCTGAGAAGAGATTTTTATAGAGGCTCGCACGATTCTCTAACTGTGAAAG AATCACCTGATGAATACCCAAGCACAAGTTCGACACCGATTGGGCGCAGGGGATCATATAAAGCATCAAGAG AACCAACCGTCGATCGAGGCCGTTCACGTATATCTGTAGCTAAAGGAAGTAGCCTTAATTTCCGTGGTCGCAAGTCGAATTCGCTAATGAATCTGTGTG ATACAGATTCGGGATTGGGTCGTGCCACACCGCCACGTCGTGCGCCATCGCCGGGCATGGCCTCAGGTAGGCATATGCCGTCGCCATCCGGACCGGGCTCACTGCCACCAGGTTTGATATCGAAACGACGCGGCTTCGATGATGGATCGGGCCTGCTATCGGCCAATCTAGGCTCAATGGAATATTCgg GTCCGAAACTGTATAAGCAACCAGCCGCCAAATCGAATCGTGGAATCATATTGAATGCCGTCGAATATTGCGTTTTTCCCGGTGCGGTGAATCGTGAGGCCAAACAAAAAGTACTCGAGAAGATTGCACGCTCCGAAGCGAAACATTTTCTCGTGCTCTTCCGCGATGCCGGCTGTCAATTCCGTGCATTGTACAGCTATGTGCCCGAAATGGATCAAGTAACCAAATTGTACGGTACGGGACCTAGTCAAGTGGATGAAGTCATGTTTGACAAATTCTTCAA atACAACTCAGGCGGCAAATGCTTTTCACAAGTCCATACAAAACATCTAACGGTCACCATCGATGCATTTACGATTCACAACTCGCTGTGGCAGGGCAAGAAGGTGCATTTGCCCAGTAAAAAGGATATGGCGTTAGTTATATAA
- the LOC105226827 gene encoding patronin isoform X1: MMDAGQQETRQAHHRASVKWLLAKAFNNNIPDNLREPFYTDHDNQERLKPQIVVEMGNATLYCQTLSNIYSDPNYQSLNHWSILQTLSRKGVPVAESPEMPLTETVLIQTNPLRINAHMSVIQSLMTLYAKEITSGDRIANAVARITGNNGQTLPHDQPFDQLLLLWISHACTSLKKRIARDVELGATDENGVRLQVPNIPAVHDYQSLCDGVCLALFISYYCPKALPWTLVRINYLPAVEDSVHNVSLVSNFCQKHLPYNVFHMMPEDVTYMRNSMKLNLVVLLADLFLLFEIHPAKCVCYPGMDAPEIISKRYFGVNEHGICHRRGLTMQPVIPIPDLRSDSDSNYGSPTNRPPFQVSNSASSEVVYGNNTATIMQNAGLRNSENEAFVVHKSRGVTTLSSLHSQQQQHNQQQQEPLVPARLRQSKEKSNIETKADERGDYVPAGRPSNWEQNRRPSYAGRRSRRNSSSEDSQLTIENFGGSQDQLNAVGRFERERERERERKLSNVSVEPAVAVRSSIADARGTLQLGYDTDSGSEKQDRETEKYLMKRHASTDNVNMNASNTQLNSIVSTVSSPMPSTRRQHPIEKDNLEEQYAERKDSSTNDYEQTLTRRSTQSSGSSKVEAWNNSKIDPYDDDLRTLENASKLSNIRMKLEEKRLRIEQDKRRIEMALLRHQEKLAREDLDASSEVLKWETLSNDSNRTPDLDPLDLDKYQQSLAIMNMNLQDIQQDIQKLTVQQNQIQAQQLQAQQLMHAQHMANMLNQPPYGSQQHLSDNFNQMQMQQQQHNFGSTPHLAHSPYNPHANLYNSRPPSRDPYQQQQQQQMPSMPMQYINEHGQYVSPQQPPPMMQQQPHYMQPQKLYNDNMVPYNNHVYGGPPGPPQYAPHHNQTPPQYMNRASMYDDYGRDPSSPQPNPMYPHEMSPQPAQPQRRTWNQSVYEQQQQQQQYQQSQAPLVDVNAWQQQKQRSTLPMDGNYTWKKSNQMAGNSGREGGFVLHQNDGGGEYQHLFRSSPQHMQHNSNDGGGGGGGGGLQRQHSITNMPMTTKQAPPTAATSSSNSSGGQQMCDDMMAPQSICFIGDEDDVEELERNIIESMQHTRIADYAHQQQQYQMQQQQQQQQQQHYQQHGSDGSYDGGNELLPQKLHITSGNLTYRIPSPSRPAVNANSFQDPRDAKTEKGFYISFDDNQPKRPKPPLRAKRSPKKERSMDSTDHQAVSGIKMEPLNRSHSISEDNNPTYNGGTLLRQYAGGVGNMDTLKNGGKMNDINTATYNKYTDAPIQLRHDDLNSQKAPVAQPRSPVHQFSVSATAAALSSSPPITRSHQTTNAAGAGGSSSQAKALVIGTDVSNLDRESIDEMERRKEKIMLQSLQRRQQQEEAKARKEIEAARKREMEREKEEEKARKKEEQMARRAAILEQHRLKKAIEEAEREGKTLDRELTMKQSAQNSTTPRLRQTRPTRPRPKTIHVDDGSVDLSEASSISSRSKKGSSTNLTAYGTLSNSNTLRRDFYRGSHDSLTVKESPDEYPSTSSTPIGRRGSYKASREPTVDRGRSRISVAKGSSLNFRGRKSNSLMNLCDTDSGLGRATPPRRAPSPGMASGRHMPSPSGPGSLPPGLISKRRGFDDGSGLLSANLGSMEYSGPKLYKQPAAKSNRGIILNAVEYCVFPGAVNREAKQKVLEKIARSEAKHFLVLFRDAGCQFRALYSYVPEMDQVTKLYGTGPSQVDEVMFDKFFKYNSGGKCFSQVHTKHLTVTIDAFTIHNSLWQGKKVHLPSKKDMALVI, from the exons ATGATGGATGCTGGACAGCAAGAAACTAGACAG GCACATCATCGTGCTTCCGTGAAGTGGCTGCTCGCCAAAGCCTTCAACAATAATATTCCAGACAATTTGCGTGAACCCTTCTATACCGATCATGACAATCAGGAACGGCTGAAACCGCAAATTGTTGTGGAAATGGGAAATGCAACGCTATACTGCCAGACATTATCCAACATATATTCGGATCCGAATTATCAAAGTctgaatcattggtccatattgcAGACATTGTCACGTAAGGGTGTGCCAGTCGCTGAGTCACCAGAGATGCCATTAACCGAAACGGTTTTGATACAAACAAATCCTTTGAGGATa AACGCCCACATGTCCGTGATTCAATCACTAATGACTTTGTACGCAAAGGAAATAACTTCGGGCGATCGCATAGCTAACGCTGTTGCCAG AATTACAGGTAATAATGGTCAAACGTTACCACACGATCAGCCATTCGATCAGCTGCTGTTGCTGTGGATCTCACATGCGTGTACTTCGTTGAAGAAACGTATAGCCCGTGATGTCGAATTGGGCGCAACGGATGAAAAT GGCGTGCGCCTACAAGTGCCCAACATTCCAGCAGTGCACGATTATCAGAGCTTATGTGATGGCGTTTGTTTAGCTTTATTTATATCGTATTATTGCCCGAAAGCGCTACCATGGACGCTTGTCCGTATTAATTACTTACCAGCCGTCGAGGATTCCGTACACAATGTGTCTTTAGTCAgcaatttttgtcaaaaacatTTGCCATATAATGTGTTCCATATGATGCCCGAAGATGTTACATACATGCGCAA TTCAATGAAGCTGAATTTAGTTGTACTTTTGGCGGATTTATTTCTACTCTTCGAAATCCATCCTGCAAAATGTGTTTGCTATCCAGGCATGGATGCGCCAG AGATCATCAGTAAGCGTTACTTTGGCGTTAATGAGCATGGAATATGTCATCGCAGGGGTCTCACAATGCAGCCCGTCATACCAATTCCAGATCTGAGAAGCGATTCAGATTCGAATTATGGCTCGCCAACGAATCGACCTCCATTTCAAG ttTCGAATTCGGCCTCGTCAGAAGTAGTGTATGGAAATAATACTGCAACAATAATGCAAAATGCGGGGTTAAGAAATTCGGAAAACGAAG CATTTGTTGTTCATAAGTCACGTGGCGTTACAACCCTATCGTCGTTGcactcacaacaacaacaacacaatcaaCAGCAACAGGAGCCATTGGTTCCCGCACGTTTGCGTCAAtcgaaagaaaaatcaaatatcgAGACTAAGGCTGATGAAAGAG GTGATTACGTACCGGCAGGCAGACCCAGCAATTGGGAACAAAATCGGCGTCCTAGTTATGCAG GACGACGCTCACGCCGAAACTCATCCAGCGAAGACTCACAATTGACAATTGAGAATTTCGGTGGCTCTCAAGATCAATTGAATGCGGTCGGACGTTTTGAGCGCGAGCGTGAGCGTGAACGCGAACGCAAGCTATCCAATGTTAGTGTGG AACCCGCTGTCGCCGTACGCTCCTCCATTGCCGATGCACGCGGCACGCTACAACTTGGCTACGATACCGATTCGGGTTCGGAGAAACAGGATCGTGAgaccgaaaaatatttaatgaagcGGCATGCAAG CACCGATAATGTCAACATGAATGCCTCCAATACTCAACTGAACAGCATTGTCAGCACGGTTAGCAGTCCGATGCCCTCGACACGCCGTCAACACCCCATTGAAAAAGACAATCTGGAAGAGCAGTATGCCGAACGCAAGGACAGCAGCACGAATGATTATGAGCAAACGTTGACCAGACGCTCAACACAAAGTTCTGGCTCAAGCAAAGTGGAGGCTTGGAATAATAGTAAAATTG ATCCCTACGACGATGATCTGCGCACGCTGGAGAACGCTTCCAAATTGTCCAATATACGCATGAAACTCGAAGAGAAGCGTTTACGCATCGAACAGGATAAGCGACGCATTGAAATGGCCTTGTTGCGTCATCAGGAAAAG cttgCACGCGAGGATTTGGATGCCTCGTCGGAGGTGTTGAAATGGGAGACATTGAGTAACGATTCCAATCGCACGCCAGATCTTGATCCGCTCGACTTGGATAAGTATCAG CAAAGTCTGGCTATTATGAATATGAATTTACAGGATATACAACAGGATATTCAAAAGCTAACAGTCCAACAAAACCAAATACAAGCACAACAATTGCAAGCGCAACAACTGATGCACGCACAGCATATGGCCAACATGTTGAATCAG CCACCGTACGGTTCACAACAACATCTCAGCGACAATTTCaatcaaatgcaaatgcaacaacaacagcacaatttCGGTTCGACACCACATCTTGCACATTCCCCATACAATCCACATGCCAATCTCTACAACTCGCGTCCGCCCAGTCGCGATccctaccaacaacaacaacagcaacaaatgccATCAATGCCAATGCAATATATAAACGAACACGGGCAATATGTGTCGCCACAGCAGCCGCCACCAAtgatgcaacaacaaccacactaTATGCAACCACAGAAGTTATATAACGATAATATGGTTCCTTACAACAACCACGTATACGGTGGACCACCCGGTCCGCCACAATACGCACCACACCACAACCAAACGCCACCACAATACATGAATCGGGCCAGCATGTACGATGATTACGGCCGTGATCCGAGCTCACCACAACCGAATCCCATGTATCCGCATGAAATGTCGCCGCAACCAGCGCAACCGCAACGACGGACGTGGAATCAGTCGGTGTacgagcagcagcaacaacaacaacagtatcaGCAGTCGCAAGCGCCTTTGGTGGATGTGAATGCCTggcaacagcaaaagcaacgTTCAACGCTGCCCATGGACGGCAACTACACTTGGAAGAAGTCCAATCAAATGGCGGGCAACAGTGGACGTGAAGGTGGATTTGTGTTGCACCAAAACGATGGCGGTGGTGAGTATCAGCATCTCTTCCGCTCCTCACCGCAGCACATGCAACACAACAGCAAcgatggcggcggcggcggtggcggtggcggtcTGCAGCGTCAACACTCCATCACCAATATGCCAATGACAACGAAACAAGCGCCGCCAACAGCGGCGACGTCTTCCTCAAATTCTTCGGGTGGCCAACAAATGTGCGATGATATGATGGCGCCACAGAGCATATGCTTTATTGGCGATGAGGATGATGTGGAGGAGTTGGAACGTAATATAATCGAATCGATGCAGCATACGCGCATCGCCGACTATGcacaccagcagcagcagtatcaaatgcagcagcagcaacagcaacaacaacagcaacactatCAACAGCACGGCAGTGACGGCAGCTACGACGGTGGCAACGAGCTGTTGCCGCAAAAGTTGCACATAACCAGCGGCAACCTCACCTATCGCATACCGTCGCCGTCCAGACCCGCTGTCAACGCCAACAGTTTTCAG GATCCACGCGATGCGAAAACCGAGAAAGGCTTTTACATTTCATTCGACGATAACCAACCCAAGCGCCCGAAACCACCCTTGCGTGCGAAACGTTCGCCGAAGAAGGAGCGTAGCATGGATAGCACCGATCACCAGGCGGTGTCCGGCATCAAAATGGAACCACTCAATCGTTCGCACAGCATCAGCGAAGACAACAACCCAACCTACAATGGTGGCACGCTGTTGCGTCAGTACGCCGGTGGCGTTGGCAATATGGATACGCTTAAGAATGGTGGCAAAATGAACGACATTAATACGGCTACATACAATAAGTACACGGATGCGCCTATACAGTTACGCCATGATGACCTCAATAGCCAAAAAGCGCCAGTAGCGCAACCACGTTCGCCCGTACATCAATTCAGTGTGTCTGCGACGGCGGCGGCACTGTCGTCCTCACCGCCCATAACGCGTAGTCATCAAACTACAAATGCTGCCGGTGCGGGTGGTAGCAGTAGTCAGGCGAAGGCGTTGGTCATCGGCACCGATGTGAGCAACTTGGATCGG GAATCTATCGATGAAATGGAGCGTCGCAAAGAAAAAATCATGCTGCAGTCACTACAGCGCCGCCAACAGCAAGAGGAGGCGAAGGCGCGTAAAGAAATCGAAGCGGCACGCAAGCGTGAAATGGAGCGTGAGAAGGAAGAGGAGAAGGCGCGCAAGAAAGAAGAACAAATGGCGCGACGAGCGGCAATTTTGGAACAACATCGATTGAAAAAGGCCATCGAAGAGGCCGAACGGGAG GGTAAGACGCTTGATCGCGAATTAACAATGAAACAGTCAGCACAGAATTCCACAACGCCACGTCTGCGTCAAACGCGTCCCACACGGCCACGTCCCAAGACCATACATGTCGATGACGGTTCTGTGGACTTGAGTGAGGCATCGAGTATTTCTAGTCGTAGTAAAAAAGGTTCTAGTACCAATCTAACAG CCTACGGTACATTGAGCAATTCCAACACGCTGAGAAGAGATTTTTATAGAGGCTCGCACGATTCTCTAACTGTGAAAG AATCACCTGATGAATACCCAAGCACAAGTTCGACACCGATTGGGCGCAGGGGATCATATAAAGCATCAAGAG AACCAACCGTCGATCGAGGCCGTTCACGTATATCTGTAGCTAAAGGAAGTAGCCTTAATTTCCGTGGTCGCAAGTCGAATTCGCTAATGAATCTGTGTG ATACAGATTCGGGATTGGGTCGTGCCACACCGCCACGTCGTGCGCCATCGCCGGGCATGGCCTCAGGTAGGCATATGCCGTCGCCATCCGGACCGGGCTCACTGCCACCAGGTTTGATATCGAAACGACGCGGCTTCGATGATGGATCGGGCCTGCTATCGGCCAATCTAGGCTCAATGGAATATTCgg GTCCGAAACTGTATAAGCAACCAGCCGCCAAATCGAATCGTGGAATCATATTGAATGCCGTCGAATATTGCGTTTTTCCCGGTGCGGTGAATCGTGAGGCCAAACAAAAAGTACTCGAGAAGATTGCACGCTCCGAAGCGAAACATTTTCTCGTGCTCTTCCGCGATGCCGGCTGTCAATTCCGTGCATTGTACAGCTATGTGCCCGAAATGGATCAAGTAACCAAATTGTACGGTACGGGACCTAGTCAAGTGGATGAAGTCATGTTTGACAAATTCTTCAA atACAACTCAGGCGGCAAATGCTTTTCACAAGTCCATACAAAACATCTAACGGTCACCATCGATGCATTTACGATTCACAACTCGCTGTGGCAGGGCAAGAAGGTGCATTTGCCCAGTAAAAAGGATATGGCGTTAGTTATATAA